One Bacteriovorax sp. Seq25_V DNA window includes the following coding sequences:
- a CDS encoding serine protease has product MKLLKLTFLSLLFSANSKSIAMDKMIYGEDGRFEVDSFYVYPYREMAKAVAGRVKKNIIWKRGEKYNFEYLNLKMQGLSPLMPFTTQATLTDCTGFLVADDIMVTAGHCVVDQADCEDSLWIFDFDHKVASKKSFSEKNTVGCKEIINKQEVNNEEVYIDYAILRLTRKMTDRKPLKFREQGTVEKLSSLVMIGHPLGLPMKVTKGANVWHTDEEWVFTANLDAFGGNSGSPVINESTGLVEGILVRGGEDFTDTEDGLATANICAVNNTEEICTIGEEVTRITKLGLPELLNKARNQ; this is encoded by the coding sequence ATGAAATTACTTAAGCTTACATTCTTATCTCTTTTATTTTCTGCCAACTCGAAGTCAATTGCCATGGATAAAATGATTTACGGTGAAGACGGAAGATTTGAAGTTGATAGCTTCTATGTTTATCCATATAGAGAAATGGCAAAAGCGGTAGCCGGAAGGGTAAAGAAAAATATCATTTGGAAGCGTGGTGAAAAGTATAATTTCGAATATCTTAACTTAAAAATGCAAGGCTTAAGTCCTCTTATGCCTTTTACAACTCAAGCAACTTTAACTGACTGTACTGGTTTTCTTGTCGCTGATGATATCATGGTCACTGCTGGACATTGTGTTGTTGATCAGGCGGACTGTGAAGACAGTCTTTGGATTTTTGATTTTGACCATAAAGTTGCTTCCAAAAAATCATTTAGCGAAAAGAATACAGTAGGCTGTAAAGAGATCATTAATAAGCAAGAAGTTAATAATGAGGAAGTCTACATTGATTATGCTATTCTTCGTTTAACCAGAAAAATGACAGATAGAAAGCCTTTAAAGTTTAGAGAGCAGGGGACAGTTGAGAAGCTTTCTTCTCTTGTCATGATTGGTCATCCGCTAGGTCTTCCAATGAAAGTAACAAAAGGGGCCAATGTATGGCACACGGATGAAGAATGGGTTTTCACTGCTAATCTCGATGCTTTCGGTGGGAATTCTGGTTCTCCAGTTATTAATGAAAGCACTGGCCTCGTGGAAGGAATTCTCGTACGTGGAGGAGAAGATTTTACAGATACAGAAGATGGTTTAGCTACCGCCAATATTTGCGCAGTAAATAATACAGAAGAGATTTGTACGATTGGTGAAGA